In Oxyura jamaicensis isolate SHBP4307 breed ruddy duck chromosome 11, BPBGC_Ojam_1.0, whole genome shotgun sequence, a genomic segment contains:
- the CHMP1A gene encoding charged multivesicular body protein 1a, producing MGGGPAAPGLAPSRPRGGPGAAGPALRPLSPCRHALPAEGEPGADPAGSPGTCPTAQGPFTAKQLEKLAKKAEKDSKAEQAKVKKALQQKNVECARVYAENAIRKKNEGLNWLRMASRVDAVASKVQTAVTMKGVTKNMAQVTKALDKALSSMDLQKVSAVMDKFEQQVQNLDVHTSVMEDSMSSATTLTTPQEQVDSLIVQIAEENGLEIMDQLSQLPEGASAVGESSVRSQEDQLSRRLAALRN from the exons atggggggaggcCCTGCCGCACCGGGCCTGGCCCCgtcccggccccgggggggtcccggtgcgGCGGGCCCGGCGCTGAGGCCGCTCTCTCCCTGCAGACACGCTCTTCCAGCTGAAGGTGAGCCCGGAGCCGACCCCGCCGGTAGCCCCGGGACGTGCCCGACCGCCCAGGGGCCG TTCACGGCCAAGCAGCTGGAGAAGCTCGCTAAAAAGGCTGAGAAGGACTCCAAGGCGGAGCAGGCGAAGGTCAAAAAG GCCCTTCAGCAGAAGAACGTGGAATGTGCTCGTGTCTATGCGGAGAATGCCATTCGCAAGAAGAACGAGGGGCTGAACTGGCTGCGCATGGCTTCCCGAGTGGATGCCGTGGCCTCCAAGGTGCAGACAGCCGTGACCATGAAAGGG GTGACAAAAAACATGGCTCAGGTGACTAAGGCTCTGGACAAGGCTCTGAGCTCCATGGACCTGCAGAAGGTGTCTGCTGTGATGGATAAATTCGAGCAGCAGGTTCAGAACTTGGATGTTCATACGTCG GTCATGGAGGACTCCATGAGCTCCGCCACCACCCTGACCACGCCGCAGGAGCAGGTGGACAGCCTCATCGTGCAGATCGCGGAGGAGAACGGCTTGGAGATCATGGACCAGCTCAGCCAGCTCCCCGAGGGGGCTTCGGCGGTGGGCGAGAGCTCGGTGCGCTCCCAGGAGGACCAGCTGTCACGGAG GTTGGCTGCCTTGAGGAATTaa
- the CPNE7 gene encoding copine-7 has product MPFAHGAACPPSRLAAPRSVATMGEAPEPSSQAPLAVLSKVELRVSCKHLLDRDTLNKSDPCVLLLMQSQGQWVEVDRSEVIKSNLNPVFAKIFTVDYYFEEVQKLRFEVYDSHGHAGVGTHDDDFLGGMECTVGQIVAQKRVTKPLFLKYGKFAGKSTITVISEEISGNNGYVELAFRAKKLDDKDLFSKSDPFLEIYRIDDDHSEQLVYRTEVVKNNLSPIWEPFKVSLNSLCSCEEKRKLRCVVWDYDSRGKHDFIGEFFTTFEEMQKAMGENKVQWECMNPKYKIKKRNYKNSGVVVLLDLKIHRVYSFLDYIMGGCQIHFTVAIDFTASNGDPRNSCSLHYINPYQPNEYLKALVAVGEICQDYDSDKKFSALGFGARIPPKYEVSHDFAINFNPDNDECEGIQGVVESYQSCLPKIQLYGPTNVAPIISKVARVAADEERTKEASQYFILLILTDGVVTDMADTREAIVRASYLPMSIIIVGVGNADFTDMQILDGDDGVLRSPRGEPVLRDIVQFVPFREFKNASPTALAKCVLAEVPKQVVEYYSYKAFPPRCPQPDTPDSSLSSPQ; this is encoded by the exons ATGCCCTTTGCCCACGGTGCCGCCTGCCCCCCGTCGCGCCTGGCAGCCCCCCGCTCCGTGGCCACCATGGGCGAAGCGCCCGAGCCGTCCTCCCAGGCGCCGCTGGCCGTGCTCTCCAAGGTGGAGCTGCGGGTGAGCTGCAAGCACCTCCTGGACCGCGACACCCTCAACAAGTCGGACCCCTGCGTCCTGCTGCTCATGCAGTCCCAGGGGCAGTGGGTGGAG GTGGACCGCAGCGAGGTGATCAAGAGCAACCTGAACCCCGTCTTCGCCAAGATCTTCACGGTGGACTACTACTTCGAGGAGGTGCAGAAGCTGCGCTTCGAGGTGTACGACAGCCACGGGCACGCCGGCGTCGGCACGCACGACGATGACTTCCTGGGGGGCATGGAGTGCACCGTGGGGCAG ATTGTGGCGCAGAAGCGGGTGACAAAGCCGCTGTTCCTCAAGTACGGGAAGTTTGCTGGGAAGTCCACCATCACG GTCATCTCCGAGGAGATCTCGGGGAACAACGGCTACGTGGAGCTGGCCTTCCGGGCCAAGAAGCTGGATGACAAG GACCTCTTCAGCAAGTCTGACCCCTTCCTGGAGATCTACCGCATCGACGACGACCACAGCGAGCAGCTGGTGTACCGCACCGAG GTGGTGAAGAACAACCTGAGCCCCATCTGGGAGCCCTTCAAGGTCTCCCTGAACTCGCTTTGCAGCTGcgaggagaagaggaagctgagg TGCGTGGTGTGGGACTACGACTCCCGGGGCAAGCACGACTTCATCGGCGAGTTCTTCACCACCTTCGAGGAGATGCAGAAGGCGATGGGGGAAAACAAG GTGCAGTGGGAGTGCATGAACCCCAAGTACAAAATCAAGAAGCGCAACTACAAGAACTCgggggtggtggtgctgctggaccTGAAG ATCCACAGGGTCTACTCCTTCCTGGACTACATCATGGGCGGCTGCCAGATCCACTTCACG GTGGCCATCGACTTCACGGCCTCCAACGGGGACCCCCGCAACAGCTGCTCCCTGCACTACATCAACCCCTACCAGCCCAACGAGTACCTCAAGGCGCTCGTCGCCGTGGGTGAGATCTGCCAGGACTACGACAG CGATAAGAAATTCTCTGCTCTGGGCTTTGGTGCACGGATCCCCCCCAAGTACGAG GTCTCCCACGACTTCGCCATCAACTTCAACCCCGACAACGACGAGTGTGAGG GCATCCAGGGCGTCGTGGAGTCCTACCAGAGCTGCCTGCCCAAAATCCAGCTGTACGGCCCCACCAACGTGGCCCCCATCATCTCCAAGGTGGCCCGCGTGGCGGCTGACGAGGAGCGGACCAAGGAGGCGTCG caaTACTTCATCCTGCTGATCCTGACGGACGGCGTGGTGACGGACATGGCAGACACGCGGGAGGCCATCGTCCGCGCCTCCTACCTGCCCATGTCCATCATCATCGTGGGCGTGGGCAACGCCGACTTCACCGACATGCAGATCCTGGACGGGGACGACGGCGTCCTGCGCTCCCCCAGGGGCGAGCCCGTCCTGCGCGACATCGTCCAGTTCGTCCCCTTCCGGGAGTTCAAGAAT GCGTCCCCGACGGCGCTGGCCAAGTGCGTGCTGGCCGAGGTGCCCAAGCAGGTGGTGGAGTACTACAGCTACAAGGCCTTcccgccccgctgcccccagcccgaCACCCCCGACTCCAGCCTCAGCTCACCCCAGTGA
- the DPEP1 gene encoding dipeptidase 1: protein MAGAGSGVAGARSSPARRHTSRKTYCTASTGSSHPSVPGTSDTGLVPEQPAVPIPTRGEDRMLRWSVLVLCLLLPCLAQQYQEEAKRIMQTTPVIDGHNDLPWQLLKRFNNQLGLPEANLTQLNGTHTNIPKLITGHVGGQFWSVYVPCETQNKDAVKRTLEQIDVVHRMCELYPETFACVVDSAGIEAAFQNKKVASLIGVEGGHSIDSSLGVLRTFYRLGVRYMTLTHSCNTPWADNWLVDTAEESPVHHGLSSFGKTVVEEMNRLGMIVDLAHVSVDTMKVVLNISKAPVIFSHSSAYSLCPHRRNVPDDVLRMVASKEGLVMVNFYNEYVTCSDKANLSNVADHMDHVKKVAGIQSVGFGGDYDGVTGVPTGLEDVSTYPALVAELLLRNWTEQEVRAALANNLLRVFRKVEEVKLSLRGTAPHEEPIAFEELSGECRTSYGYSDTSGAGPAPLLPAALVLALPLLSTLLS from the exons ATGGCGGGGGCTGGCTCTGGGGTGGCCGGAGCCCGTTCCAGCCCCGCGCGCAGACACACAAGCCGGAAAACATATTGCACAGCCTCTACAGGGAGCAGCCACCCGAGCGTCCCGGGGACATCG GACACCGGGCTCGTCCCAGAGCAGCCGGCGGTGCCCATACCCACCCGGGGCGAGGACAGGATGCTGCGCTGGAGCgtgctggtgctgtgcctgctcctgccctgcttggCACAGCAGTACCAGGAGGAGGCCAAGCGCATCATGCAGACCACGCCGGTCATCGACGG GCACAACGACCTGCCCTGGCAGCTCCTCAAAAGGTTCAACAACCAGCTGGGGCTGCCGGAGGCCAACCTCACGCAGCTGAACGGCACGCACACCAACATCCCCAAGCTGATCACCGGGCACGTGGGCGGCCAG TTCTGGTCGGTGTACGTGCCCTGCGAGACGCAGAACAAGGACGCGGTGAAGCGCACGCTGGAGCAGATCGACGTGGTGCACCGCATGTGCGAGCTCTACCCCGAGACCTTCGCCTGCGTCGTCGACAGCGCCG GCATCGAGGCGGCTTTCCAGAACAAGAAGGTGGCCAGCCTCATCGGCGTGGAGGGCGGCCACTCCATCGACAGCAGCCTGGGCGTCCTGCGCACCTTCTACCGCCTGGGCGTCCGCTACATGACCCTCACCCACAGCTGCAACACGCCCTG GGCTGACAACTGGCTGGTGGACACCGCCGAGGAGTCGCCCGTGCACCACGGCCTCTCGTCTTTTGGGAAG ACCGTGGTGGAGGAGATGAACCGCCTGGGCATGATCGTGGACCTGGCCCACGTCTCGGTGGACACCATGAAGGTGGTGCTGAACATCTCCAAAGCCCCCGTCATCTTCAGCCACTCGTCCGCCTACAGCCTCTGCCCGCACCGCCGCAACGTGCCGGACGACGTGCTGAGGATGGTG GCCTCCAAGGAGGGGTTGGTGATGGTCAACTTCTACAACGAGTACGTGACGTGCAGCGACAAGGCCAACCTGAGCAACGTCGCGG ACCACATGGACCACGTGAAGAAGGTGGCAGGCATCCAGTCCGTCGGCTTCGGCGGGGACTACGACGGCGTCACGGG GGTCCCCACGGGCCTGGAGGACGTCTCCACCTACCCGGCACTGGTGGcggagctgctgctcaggaacTGGACGGAGCAGGAGGTGAGAGCGGCGCTGGCCAACAACCTGCTCCGTGTGTTCAGGAAGGTGGAGGAG GTGAAGCTGTCCCTGCGGGGCACGGCGCCCCACGAGGAGCCCATCGCCTTCGAGGAGCTGTCGGGGGAGTGCAGGACGAGCTACGGCTACAGCGACACCAGCGGGGCcggcccagccccgctcctgccagcagctttgGTCCTGGCGCtgcccctgctcagcaccctgctctcTTAG
- the LOC118173003 gene encoding sulfotransferase 2B1-like codes for MERLEVTETFAGIALPGHLHTKESLQFATTFPFRDTDVVIVTYPKSGTTWMQEILTLLYSRGDALPAKTIPNWERAPWLEQIHFRGALRDTAAHRLITSHLPARVLAPLLQRSKAKVIYVARNPKDVVVSFYYFHHLAKFLPDPVSFDAFLQQFLEGTVHYGSWFDHVRGWLGQRQLLDIFYVTYEELHQDLRGTAQRLSTFLGCPLGPETLEALEQHCSFAAMRDNAMANYTLIPREIMDHSQGRFMRKGVVGDWRDHFSPLQNALFNRVYQEQMRDVELSVHWSMV; via the exons ATGGAGAGGCTGGAGGTGACAGAGACCTTCGCTGGCATCGCCCTTCCCGGGCACCTCCACACCAAGGAGTCCCTGCAGTTCGCCACCACCTTCCCCTTCCGTGACACCGACGTGGTCATCGTCACCTACCCCAAGTCGG gcaccacgtGGATGCAGGAGATCCTGACGCTGCTGTACAGCCGTGGGGACGCACTGCCGGCCAAGACCATCCCCAACTGGGAGCGGGCGCCCTGGCTGGAGCAGATCCACTTCAGGGGCGCACTGCGGGACACGGCCGCGCACCGCCTCATCACCAGCCACTTGCCCGCCCGCGTCCTGGCCCCCCTGCTGCAGCGGAGCAAGGCCAAG GTGATCTACGTGGCCAGGAACCCCAAGGACGTCGTCGTCTCCTTCTACTACTTCCACCACCTGGCCAAATTCCTGCCCGACCCCGTCTCCTTCGATGCCTTCCTCCAGCAGTTCCTCGAGGGCACTG TGCACTACGGCTCCTGGTTCGACCACGTCAGGGGCTGGCTGGGCCAGCGGCAGCTCCTGGACATCTTCTACGTCACCTACGAGGAGCTGCACCAG GACCTGCGGGGCACGGCGCAGCGGCTCAGCACCTTCCTGGGCTGCCCGCTGGGGCCGGAGACGCTGGAGGCCCTGGAGCAGCACTGTAGCTTCGCCGCCATGCGGGACAACGCCATGGCCAACTACACCCTCATCCCCCGCGAGATCATGGACCACAGCCAGGGACGCTTCATGCGCAAAG GCGTGGTGGGGGACTGGCGCGACCACTTCTCCCCGCTGCAAAACGCCCTCTTCAACCGCGTCTACCAGGAGCAGATGCGTGACGTTGAGCTCAGCGTCCACTGGTCCATGGTGTGA